A single region of the Streptomyces sp. NBC_01803 genome encodes:
- a CDS encoding ferritin-like domain-containing protein, giving the protein MTESTGELDAAQAALAAEHAAVYGYGVVGARIGDERGGEATEAYDAHRARRDLLHRTVRDLGGTPVAADVAYALPFEVGDSAGAAELAAELETRLAGAYADLVLAARGERRRDAAAAMRDTVVRAARWRGALPDPFPGLAEYAPGGGGRAEEGGTDE; this is encoded by the coding sequence ATGACGGAGAGCACCGGAGAGCTGGACGCCGCCCAGGCCGCGCTGGCCGCCGAGCACGCCGCGGTCTACGGCTACGGGGTGGTCGGAGCCCGGATCGGCGACGAGCGCGGCGGCGAGGCCACCGAGGCGTACGACGCGCACCGCGCGCGGCGCGACCTGCTGCACCGGACCGTGCGGGATCTGGGCGGCACCCCGGTGGCCGCCGATGTGGCGTACGCGCTGCCGTTCGAGGTCGGGGACAGCGCGGGCGCCGCGGAGCTGGCCGCCGAGCTGGAGACGCGGCTGGCCGGCGCCTACGCCGACCTGGTCCTGGCCGCGCGGGGCGAGCGGCGGCGCGACGCCGCGGCGGCGATGCGCGACACGGTGGTCCGGGCGGCCCGCTGGCGCGGCGCGCTCCCTGACCCGTTCCCGGGGCTCGCCGAGTACGCCCCCGGCGGTGGCGGCCGGGCGGAGGAAGGCGGCACGGACGAATGA
- the dxr gene encoding 1-deoxy-D-xylulose-5-phosphate reductoisomerase, which yields MTESPLCLADPHLRYPAQPPPDGPREVVILGSTGSIGTQAVDVVLRNPGLFTVTGLSAGGGRVDLLAEQAHRLGARTVAVARPDRAAALREALRERCGAGEPLPEILAGPDAAAGLAASPCHTVLNGITGSIGLAPTLAALEAGRVLALANKESLIVGGPLVTGLAKPGQIIPVDSEHSALFQALLGGTRAEVARLIVTASGGPFRGRTRAELAGVTPRDALAHPTWDMGPVITINSATLVNKGLEVIEAHLLYGIPFDRIEVVVHPQSYVHSMVEFTDGSTLAQASPPDMRMPIALGLGWPERVPAAAAPVDWSRAHTWEFLPLDTDAFPSVPLARKVGSLGGTAPAVFNAANEECVDAFLAGLLPFTGIVDTVAQVVEERGTARSGTSLTLSDVLEAEAGARRRARELAGTAGGANQEMTA from the coding sequence ATGACCGAAAGCCCCCTCTGTCTCGCCGACCCGCACCTGCGCTATCCGGCCCAGCCGCCGCCCGACGGGCCGAGGGAGGTGGTGATCCTCGGCTCGACCGGGTCGATCGGCACCCAGGCCGTCGACGTGGTCCTGCGCAATCCGGGGCTGTTCACCGTGACCGGGCTCTCCGCGGGCGGCGGGCGGGTCGATCTGCTGGCCGAGCAGGCGCACCGGCTCGGGGCGCGGACCGTGGCCGTCGCCCGGCCGGACCGGGCCGCCGCGCTGCGCGAGGCGCTGCGGGAGCGGTGCGGGGCCGGTGAGCCGCTGCCCGAGATCCTGGCCGGCCCCGACGCCGCCGCCGGGCTGGCGGCGAGCCCGTGCCACACCGTGCTCAACGGGATCACCGGCTCGATCGGCCTCGCCCCGACCCTGGCCGCCCTGGAGGCCGGCCGGGTGCTCGCACTGGCGAACAAGGAATCCCTGATCGTGGGCGGCCCGCTGGTCACCGGGCTCGCCAAGCCGGGCCAGATCATCCCGGTCGACTCCGAGCACTCCGCGCTCTTCCAGGCGCTCCTGGGCGGCACCCGCGCCGAGGTCGCCCGGCTGATCGTCACGGCGAGCGGCGGCCCGTTCCGGGGCAGGACCCGCGCCGAGCTGGCGGGCGTCACGCCCCGCGACGCGCTGGCCCACCCGACCTGGGACATGGGCCCGGTGATCACGATCAACTCCGCGACCCTGGTCAACAAGGGCCTGGAGGTCATCGAGGCGCACCTGCTGTACGGGATCCCGTTCGACCGCATCGAGGTCGTCGTCCACCCCCAGTCCTATGTGCACTCGATGGTCGAGTTCACCGACGGCTCGACCCTCGCCCAGGCGAGCCCGCCCGACATGCGCATGCCGATCGCGCTCGGCCTCGGCTGGCCGGAGCGGGTGCCCGCCGCGGCGGCGCCCGTGGACTGGTCGCGCGCGCACACGTGGGAATTCCTCCCGCTGGACACCGATGCCTTCCCCTCGGTGCCGCTCGCCCGGAAGGTGGGTAGCCTCGGCGGTACCGCGCCCGCGGTGTTCAACGCGGCCAACGAGGAGTGCGTGGACGCCTTCCTCGCCGGGCTGCTGCCGTTCACCGGGATCGTGGACACCGTCGCCCAGGTCGTCGAGGAGCGGGGCACCGCCCGCTCCGGAACCTCTCTGACCCTCTCGGACGTCCTGGAAGCGGAGGCCGGGGCGCGCAGGCGCGCCCGGGAGCTGGCCGGGACGGCCGGCGGAGCGAACCAGGAGATGACCGCATGA
- the rimP gene encoding ribosome maturation factor RimP yields the protein MSTTQIDRLRQLLEPLAGKRGMDLEDVRVTPAGRRRVLQVVVDADGGVGLDACAELSRAASEVLDETNVMGAAPYVLEVTSPGAERPLTEPRHYRRSVGRLARIRLAEGGELTARIIAVDDEGLDLEVPGEKGRKPTARRVDFAGIAAARVEIEFSRKPADDESPKEA from the coding sequence ATGAGCACCACCCAGATCGACAGGCTGCGGCAGTTGCTGGAGCCGCTCGCCGGGAAGCGGGGGATGGACCTGGAGGACGTGCGCGTCACCCCGGCCGGCCGCCGGCGGGTGCTCCAGGTGGTGGTGGACGCGGACGGCGGCGTGGGGCTGGACGCCTGCGCCGAGCTGAGCCGGGCGGCTTCCGAGGTGCTCGACGAGACGAACGTGATGGGCGCCGCCCCGTACGTGCTTGAGGTGACCTCGCCCGGCGCGGAGCGTCCGCTGACCGAGCCGCGGCACTACCGCCGGTCGGTGGGCCGCCTGGCCCGGATCCGGCTGGCGGAGGGCGGTGAGCTGACCGCCCGGATCATCGCGGTGGACGACGAGGGGCTTGATCTGGAGGTTCCGGGGGAGAAGGGCCGCAAGCCCACGGCCCGCCGGGTTGATTTCGCCGGGATCGCGGCCGCCCGGGTGGAAATCGAGTTCAGCCGCAAGCCCGCCGACGACGAGAGCCCGAAGGAGGCGTAG
- the nusA gene encoding transcription termination factor NusA, with protein MDIDMGALKGLVREKEISFDVLVEAIESALLIAYHRTEGSRRRARVVLDRASGHVTVWAKEDPEDLADAEEAAEPREFDDTPQGFGRIAATTAKQVILQRLRDAEEDITFGEYAGREGDVVAGVVQQGRDPKSVLVDIGRLEAILPPQEQVPGEVYSHGSRLRSYVVRVVKGPRGPSVTLSRTHPNLVRKLFELEVPEIADGSVEIAAIAREAGHRTKIAVRSLRPGLNAKGACIGPMGGRVRSVMAELHGEKIDIVDWSDDPAELVANALSPARVNKVDVVDQAARSARVTVPDYQLSLAIGKEGQNARLAARLTGWRIDIRPDTEPSERPGESAPRGE; from the coding sequence GTGGACATCGACATGGGGGCACTGAAGGGCCTCGTCCGGGAGAAGGAGATCTCCTTCGACGTACTGGTGGAGGCCATCGAGTCGGCCCTGCTGATCGCCTATCACCGCACCGAGGGCAGCCGCCGGCGGGCCCGGGTCGTGCTGGACCGCGCGAGCGGTCATGTGACGGTGTGGGCCAAGGAGGACCCGGAGGATCTCGCCGACGCCGAAGAGGCCGCCGAGCCACGGGAGTTCGACGACACCCCGCAGGGCTTCGGCCGGATCGCGGCGACCACGGCCAAGCAGGTCATCCTGCAGCGGCTGCGGGACGCCGAGGAGGACATCACCTTCGGCGAGTACGCGGGCCGCGAGGGCGACGTGGTGGCCGGCGTCGTGCAGCAGGGCCGGGACCCCAAGAGCGTGCTGGTGGACATCGGCAGGCTGGAGGCGATCCTGCCGCCGCAGGAGCAGGTGCCCGGCGAGGTGTACTCGCACGGATCGCGGCTGCGCTCGTACGTCGTGCGTGTGGTGAAGGGCCCGCGCGGCCCGTCCGTCACCCTGTCGCGGACCCACCCGAACCTGGTGCGGAAGCTGTTCGAGCTGGAGGTCCCCGAGATCGCCGACGGTTCGGTGGAGATCGCGGCGATCGCCCGGGAGGCCGGCCACCGCACCAAGATCGCGGTGCGTTCGCTGCGCCCGGGGCTGAACGCGAAGGGCGCCTGCATCGGCCCGATGGGCGGCCGGGTCCGCAGCGTGATGGCCGAGCTGCACGGCGAGAAGATCGACATCGTCGACTGGTCGGACGACCCGGCCGAGTTGGTGGCGAACGCGCTCAGCCCGGCCCGGGTCAACAAGGTGGACGTGGTCGACCAGGCGGCCAGGTCCGCCCGGGTGACCGTGCCGGACTATCAGCTGTCGCTGGCGATCGGCAAGGAAGGCCAGAACGCGCGGCTCGCGGCCCGGCTGACCGGCTGGCGGATCGATATCCGGCCGGACACCGAGCCGAGCGAGCGGCCCGGGGAGAGCGCGCCCCGCGGCGAATGA
- the ispG gene encoding flavodoxin-dependent (E)-4-hydroxy-3-methylbut-2-enyl-diphosphate synthase, with protein MTAISLGIPSVPVKLAERRASRRIQVGSVPVGGDAPVSVQSMTTTRTSDIGATLQQIAELTASGCQIVRVAVPTQDDADALPVIARKSQIPVIADIHFQPKYVFAAIDAGCAAVRVNPGNIKQFDDKVKEIADAAGRAGTPIRIGVNAGSLDKRLLVKYGKATPEALVESALWECSLFEEHGFRDIKISVKHNDPVVMVNAYRLLAARCDYPLHLGVTEAGPAFQGTIKSAVAFGALLSEGIGDTIRVSLSAPPVEEVKVGNQILESLGLRERGLEIVSCPSCGRAQVDVYKLAEEVTAGLTGMDVPLRVAVMGCVVNGPGEAREADLGVASGNGKGQIFVKGEVIKTVPESKIVETLIEEAMKLAEGMEKDGVASGRPEVSVG; from the coding sequence ATGACAGCCATCTCGCTGGGAATTCCGTCCGTACCGGTCAAGCTGGCCGAGCGCCGAGCCAGCCGCCGGATCCAGGTCGGGTCCGTGCCCGTGGGCGGCGACGCCCCCGTCTCCGTGCAGTCGATGACGACCACCCGCACCTCGGACATCGGGGCCACGCTCCAGCAGATCGCGGAGCTGACCGCCTCCGGCTGTCAGATCGTGCGGGTGGCCGTCCCGACGCAGGACGACGCCGACGCGCTGCCGGTGATCGCGCGCAAGTCGCAGATCCCGGTCATCGCGGACATCCATTTCCAGCCGAAGTACGTTTTCGCGGCGATCGACGCCGGCTGCGCGGCTGTCCGCGTCAACCCGGGGAACATCAAGCAGTTCGACGACAAGGTCAAGGAGATCGCCGACGCGGCGGGCCGGGCGGGCACCCCGATCCGCATCGGCGTCAACGCCGGCTCCCTCGACAAGCGGCTGCTCGTCAAGTACGGCAAGGCCACCCCCGAGGCGCTGGTCGAGTCGGCGCTGTGGGAGTGCTCCCTGTTCGAGGAGCACGGTTTCCGCGACATCAAGATCTCGGTGAAGCACAACGACCCGGTCGTCATGGTCAACGCCTACCGCCTGCTGGCCGCCCGTTGCGACTACCCGCTGCACCTCGGCGTCACCGAGGCCGGCCCGGCCTTCCAGGGCACCATCAAGTCGGCCGTCGCCTTCGGCGCCCTGCTCAGCGAGGGCATCGGCGACACGATCCGGGTCTCGCTCTCCGCCCCGCCGGTGGAGGAGGTCAAGGTCGGCAACCAGATCCTGGAGTCCCTCGGCCTGCGCGAGCGCGGCCTGGAGATCGTCTCCTGCCCCTCCTGCGGCCGGGCCCAGGTCGACGTCTACAAGCTGGCCGAAGAGGTCACCGCCGGGCTCACCGGCATGGACGTGCCGCTGCGCGTCGCCGTGATGGGCTGCGTCGTCAACGGCCCGGGGGAGGCCCGCGAGGCCGACCTCGGCGTCGCCTCCGGCAACGGCAAGGGTCAGATCTTCGTCAAGGGCGAGGTCATCAAGACCGTCCCCGAGTCGAAGATCGTGGAGACCCTGATCGAGGAGGCCATGAAGCTGGCCGAGGGCATGGAGAAGGACGGCGTCGCCTCGGGCCGGCCCGAGGTCTCCGTGGGCTGA
- a CDS encoding acyl-CoA dehydrogenase family protein — protein sequence MTVSERDARRVAEAARDQDWHRPSFAKELFLGRFRLDLIHPRSVPDEDAARVGERFLARLRAFCVTAVDGAAIERKARVPDAVVTGLRELGAFGMKIAPEYGGLGLSHVYYHRALALVASASPAVAAMLSAHQSIGVPQPVKLFGTDHQKRTFLPRCAAGAISAFLLTEPDVGSDPARLATTAVPDGDDYVLEGVKLWTTNGVIAELLVVMADVPGRGVTAFVVEADSPGITVEHRNAFMGLRGIENGVTRLHQVRVPAAHRIGAEGAGLKIALTTLNTGRLSLPAMCVGAGKWSLRIAREWSETRVQWGKPIAEHEAIGAKLSFIAATTFALEAVLELSGELADEGRHDIRIEAALAKLYASEMAWRIADDLVQIRGGRGFETADSLAARGERGVPAEQLLRDLRINRVFEGSTEIMHLLIAREAVDTHLKVAGDLIDPDASFTRKRKAVTAAGAFYLRWLPSLATGRGHLPLAYGDFHISRHPDLSAHLRWVERACRRLARATFYGMSRWQGRLETRQVFLGRVVDIAAELFAMAAACVHAERLRGGSERGHEAYELADAFCGQARLRVDDLFHHLWRNTDDADRRVVRALLDGRHTWLEEGVLDASSEGPWIAESLPGASPKKNVHRTIR from the coding sequence ATGACCGTCTCCGAACGTGACGCCCGCCGGGTCGCCGAGGCCGCCAGGGACCAGGACTGGCACCGGCCGAGCTTCGCCAAGGAGCTCTTCCTCGGTCGCTTCCGGCTCGATCTGATCCATCCCCGGTCAGTCCCCGACGAGGACGCCGCCCGGGTGGGGGAACGATTCCTGGCCCGGCTCCGCGCGTTCTGCGTCACCGCCGTCGACGGCGCCGCCATCGAGCGGAAGGCCCGGGTCCCCGACGCGGTGGTCACCGGCCTGCGCGAGCTGGGCGCGTTCGGCATGAAGATCGCCCCCGAGTACGGCGGCCTCGGCCTGAGCCACGTCTACTACCACCGCGCCCTGGCGCTCGTCGCCTCCGCCAGTCCGGCGGTCGCCGCGATGCTCTCCGCCCACCAGTCCATCGGCGTCCCCCAGCCGGTGAAGCTGTTCGGCACCGACCACCAGAAGCGGACGTTCCTGCCGCGCTGCGCCGCCGGGGCGATCTCCGCGTTCTTGCTCACCGAGCCCGACGTCGGCTCCGACCCGGCCCGCCTGGCCACCACCGCCGTCCCCGACGGCGACGACTATGTGCTGGAGGGCGTGAAGCTCTGGACGACCAATGGCGTGATCGCCGAGCTGCTGGTCGTCATGGCCGACGTGCCGGGCCGCGGCGTCACCGCCTTCGTCGTCGAGGCCGACTCCCCGGGCATCACGGTCGAGCACCGCAACGCCTTCATGGGCCTGCGCGGCATCGAGAACGGCGTCACCCGCCTCCATCAGGTCCGTGTCCCCGCCGCGCACCGGATCGGCGCCGAGGGCGCCGGGCTGAAGATCGCCCTGACCACCCTCAACACCGGCCGTCTGTCCCTTCCCGCGATGTGCGTCGGGGCCGGCAAGTGGTCGCTGCGGATCGCCCGCGAGTGGTCCGAGACGCGCGTCCAGTGGGGCAAGCCCATCGCCGAGCACGAGGCGATCGGCGCCAAGCTCTCGTTCATCGCGGCCACCACGTTCGCCCTCGAAGCGGTGCTGGAGCTCTCCGGCGAGCTGGCCGACGAGGGCCGCCACGACATCCGGATCGAGGCCGCCCTCGCCAAGCTCTACGCCAGCGAGATGGCCTGGCGGATCGCCGACGACCTGGTGCAGATCCGCGGCGGCCGGGGCTTCGAGACCGCCGACTCCCTGGCGGCCCGGGGCGAGCGGGGTGTCCCCGCCGAGCAGCTCCTGCGCGACCTGCGGATCAACCGGGTCTTCGAGGGCTCGACGGAGATCATGCACCTGCTGATCGCCCGTGAGGCCGTCGACACCCATCTGAAGGTCGCCGGGGACCTCATCGACCCGGACGCCAGCTTCACCAGGAAGCGGAAGGCCGTCACCGCGGCTGGCGCGTTCTACCTCCGCTGGCTGCCGTCCCTCGCCACCGGGCGCGGCCATCTCCCGCTGGCCTACGGCGACTTCCACATCTCCCGGCACCCCGATCTCTCCGCCCACCTGCGCTGGGTCGAGCGCGCCTGCCGCCGGCTGGCCCGCGCCACCTTCTACGGGATGTCCCGCTGGCAGGGGCGGCTGGAGACCAGGCAGGTCTTCCTCGGCCGCGTCGTGGACATCGCCGCCGAGCTCTTCGCCATGGCCGCCGCCTGCGTCCACGCCGAGCGCCTGCGCGGCGGGTCGGAGCGCGGCCACGAGGCGTACGAGCTGGCGGACGCCTTCTGCGGCCAGGCCAGGCTGCGCGTGGACGACCTCTTCCACCACCTGTGGCGCAACACGGACGACGCCGACCGCCGGGTCGTCCGGGCCCTGCTGGACGGACGGCACACCTGGCTGGAGGAGGGCGTTCTCGACGCCTCCTCGGAAGGTCCCTGGATCGCCGAAAGCCTCCCCGGAGCCTCCCCGAAGAAGAACGTCCACCGCACGATCCGCTGA
- a CDS encoding GNAT family N-acetyltransferase, translating to MLTTSTTRVLGPADLRDALALLGEDPVANAFVTARVLASGLRPPYLGGEMWGYYRRGRLTSLAYAGANLVPVRAGPAAVRAFADRALREGRRCSSLVGPAESTARLWAHLEPRWGPARQLRPCQPLLATRAMPPGVTPDPRVRRVRKDEMDLVLPASVAMFTEEVGISPLDAEDGGLTYQARVAETVGTGRCFARVEDGRVVFKAEIGAVTPDACQLQGVWTAPDLRGRGLATAGLATVLRHALAEAAPVVSLYVNDFNAPALTVYRRLGFTRVGTLMSVLF from the coding sequence GTGCTGACCACGTCCACCACCCGGGTGCTCGGTCCCGCCGATCTCCGTGACGCCCTCGCCCTGCTCGGCGAGGACCCCGTGGCCAACGCCTTCGTCACCGCCCGGGTCCTCGCGTCCGGGCTCAGGCCCCCCTATCTGGGCGGCGAGATGTGGGGCTACTACCGCCGGGGACGCCTGACCTCGCTCGCCTACGCCGGGGCCAACCTGGTGCCGGTGCGCGCCGGACCCGCCGCCGTCCGCGCGTTCGCCGACCGCGCGCTGCGCGAGGGCCGCCGCTGCTCCTCCCTGGTCGGCCCCGCCGAGTCGACCGCCCGGCTCTGGGCCCATCTGGAGCCGCGCTGGGGCCCGGCCCGTCAGCTCCGCCCCTGCCAGCCGCTGCTGGCCACCCGCGCGATGCCGCCCGGCGTCACCCCCGACCCCCGGGTGCGCCGGGTCCGCAAGGACGAGATGGACCTGGTGCTGCCCGCGTCCGTCGCGATGTTCACCGAAGAGGTCGGCATCTCGCCCCTCGACGCCGAGGACGGCGGGTTGACGTACCAGGCGCGGGTCGCCGAGACCGTCGGCACCGGCCGCTGCTTCGCCCGCGTGGAGGACGGCCGGGTCGTCTTCAAGGCCGAGATCGGCGCGGTCACCCCGGACGCCTGCCAGCTCCAGGGCGTCTGGACCGCCCCGGACCTTCGCGGCCGGGGCCTGGCCACCGCGGGCCTGGCCACCGTCCTCAGGCACGCCCTGGCCGAGGCCGCGCCCGTCGTCAGTCTCTACGTCAACGACTTCAACGCGCCGGCCCTCACCGTCTACCGGCGCCTCGGCTTCACCAGGGTCGGGACCCTGATGAGCGTCCTCTTCTGA
- a CDS encoding GNAT family N-acetyltransferase, whose translation MTPSAGGAAPDARDIVIAPLDLATWVDEALAVQAQAFGLGPEEVAVRRHIVLRHLASPGARALGATDGTGRLVGFVYGMPNDRAQWWSTVVEPYLRRAGNESWLDDSFTVTELHVLPAYQHRGIGRRLITTLADGATEPRSILSAIDTESPARALYRKLGYQDLARRVLFPSAPSPYAVMGAPLPLRR comes from the coding sequence ATGACACCATCCGCCGGCGGAGCCGCCCCGGACGCACGGGACATCGTCATCGCCCCTCTCGACCTCGCGACCTGGGTGGACGAGGCGCTGGCCGTGCAGGCGCAGGCATTCGGACTCGGTCCCGAGGAGGTCGCGGTCCGCCGCCACATCGTGCTGCGGCACCTCGCCAGTCCGGGGGCCCGCGCCCTCGGCGCCACCGACGGCACCGGACGGCTGGTGGGCTTCGTCTACGGCATGCCCAACGACCGCGCGCAGTGGTGGTCCACGGTCGTGGAGCCCTATCTGCGCCGCGCCGGGAACGAGTCCTGGCTGGACGACTCGTTCACCGTCACCGAGCTCCACGTGCTCCCGGCCTACCAGCACCGCGGCATAGGGCGCCGGCTCATCACCACCCTCGCCGACGGCGCCACCGAGCCTCGCTCGATCCTGTCGGCCATCGACACGGAGAGCCCCGCCCGCGCCCTGTACCGCAAGCTCGGCTACCAGGACCTGGCCCGCCGGGTCCTCTTCCCTTCCGCGCCGTCCCCGTACGCCGTGATGGGAGCGCCGCTGCCGCTGCGCCGCTGA
- a CDS encoding aminoglycoside phosphotransferase family protein, whose translation MTSAISLEAPGRLTRAQPPEAAGWLAALPALVGGLLRRWELTAERVAAPGGRTSMTVLVRRADGAPAALKICAPTAPAALEEAALRHWDGHGAVRLLRAAPEDGALLLERVHGETSLRALPDAKAMLEAVSAVRRLWVEPGAGHPFPSVAERTGERAAKLRTGGPAEARALTGEALRLRTELLAGTREELLLHGDFRQGAVLASDAERSPWLAVGPEPLVGERAYDLARLVPDRLHDLVASPGAAALTRRRVTRLAESVDVDPERLRAWSLFRAVASGVQDLAAGRREDGEALLEFASWL comes from the coding sequence ATGACCTCCGCCATCAGCCTGGAGGCCCCCGGGCGGCTGACCCGGGCGCAGCCGCCCGAAGCCGCCGGCTGGCTGGCCGCGCTGCCCGCCCTCGTCGGCGGGCTGTTGCGCCGCTGGGAGCTGACCGCCGAACGGGTCGCCGCGCCCGGTGGCAGGACCAGCATGACCGTGCTGGTGCGCCGCGCCGACGGCGCCCCGGCGGCGCTGAAGATCTGCGCGCCCACCGCGCCGGCCGCCCTGGAGGAGGCGGCGCTGCGCCACTGGGACGGCCACGGCGCGGTGCGGCTGCTGCGCGCGGCGCCGGAGGACGGCGCGCTGCTGCTGGAGCGCGTGCACGGCGAGACGTCGCTGCGGGCGCTGCCGGACGCCAAGGCGATGCTGGAGGCGGTCTCGGCGGTGCGGCGGCTGTGGGTGGAGCCGGGCGCGGGGCATCCGTTCCCCTCGGTCGCGGAGCGGACCGGAGAGCGGGCGGCGAAGCTGCGGACCGGCGGCCCGGCGGAGGCCCGCGCGCTGACCGGGGAGGCGCTGCGGCTGCGGACGGAGCTGCTGGCCGGCACCAGGGAGGAGCTCCTCCTGCACGGCGACTTCCGGCAGGGCGCGGTGCTGGCGTCCGACGCCGAGCGGTCGCCGTGGCTCGCGGTGGGGCCGGAGCCGCTGGTGGGCGAGCGGGCGTACGACCTGGCGCGGCTGGTCCCGGACCGGCTGCACGACCTGGTGGCCTCGCCCGGCGCGGCGGCGCTCACCCGGCGGCGGGTGACGCGCCTGGCCGAATCGGTGGACGTCGACCCGGAGCGGCTGCGCGCCTGGTCCCTGTTCCGGGCCGTGGCGTCGGGCGTGCAGGACCTGGCCGCGGGCCGCCGCGAGGACGGCGAGGCGCTGCTGGAGTTCGCCTCCTGGCTCTGA
- a CDS encoding M50 family metallopeptidase — protein MTALMFILGILVFALGLLFSIAWHELGHFTTARMFGVRVPQFMVGFGPTVWSRKRGETEFGVKAVPLGGYIRMIGMFPPGDDGKIRKRSTSPFRGLIEDARAAAYEELRPGDEKRLFYTRKPWQRIIVMFAGPFQNLILAVLIFFGVLMGFGISTQTTTVATVSECVIAQDEEPRDCRDGDTPAPAAAAGLLPGDTIVAFGGEPIDEWSTLQKRIRETTGEAVITVEREGRTLDLRADLIENQVAKTDGDGGYVEGEYVTAGFLGFSPASGVVKQDFPEAVARMGDIMAGGVEALVNIPSEIPGLWDAALGNGEREQDSPMGVVGAARVGGEIFTLDIPASQQLATALFLVAGFNLSLFLFNMLPLLPLDGGHIAGAVWESLRRTYAKVTRRPDPGPFDVAQLMPVAYVVASVFVCFTLLVLAADIVNPVRLTG, from the coding sequence ATGACCGCCCTGATGTTCATCCTCGGCATACTCGTCTTCGCTCTCGGGCTCCTGTTCTCCATCGCCTGGCACGAGCTCGGACACTTCACGACCGCCCGCATGTTCGGCGTCCGTGTGCCGCAGTTCATGGTCGGCTTCGGCCCCACCGTCTGGTCGCGGAAGCGCGGCGAGACGGAGTTCGGCGTCAAGGCGGTGCCGCTCGGCGGCTACATCCGCATGATCGGGATGTTCCCGCCCGGCGACGACGGCAAGATCCGCAAGCGCTCCACCTCGCCGTTCCGCGGCCTGATCGAGGACGCCCGCGCCGCCGCCTACGAGGAGCTGCGGCCCGGGGACGAGAAGCGCCTGTTCTACACGCGCAAGCCGTGGCAGCGGATCATCGTCATGTTCGCCGGCCCCTTCCAGAACCTCATCCTCGCCGTGCTGATCTTCTTCGGCGTGCTGATGGGCTTCGGCATCAGCACCCAGACCACCACCGTCGCCACCGTCTCCGAGTGCGTCATCGCCCAGGACGAGGAGCCGCGCGACTGCCGGGACGGCGACACCCCCGCCCCCGCCGCGGCGGCCGGCCTGCTCCCGGGCGACACCATCGTGGCCTTCGGCGGTGAGCCGATCGACGAGTGGAGCACCCTCCAAAAGCGCATCCGCGAGACCACCGGCGAGGCCGTGATCACCGTCGAGCGCGAGGGCCGCACGCTGGACCTGCGCGCCGACCTCATCGAGAACCAGGTGGCCAAGACCGACGGCGACGGCGGCTATGTCGAGGGCGAGTACGTCACCGCCGGCTTCCTCGGCTTCTCGCCGGCCAGCGGCGTCGTCAAGCAGGACTTCCCGGAGGCCGTCGCCCGAATGGGTGACATCATGGCCGGCGGCGTCGAGGCGCTGGTGAACATCCCGTCCGAGATCCCCGGTCTGTGGGACGCCGCCCTCGGCAACGGCGAGCGCGAGCAGGACTCCCCGATGGGCGTGGTGGGCGCGGCCCGCGTCGGCGGCGAGATCTTCACCCTCGACATCCCGGCCAGCCAGCAGCTCGCCACCGCGCTCTTCCTGGTCGCGGGCTTCAACCTCTCGCTCTTCCTCTTCAACATGCTGCCGCTGCTCCCGCTGGACGGCGGGCACATCGCGGGCGCGGTCTGGGAGTCCCTCCGGCGCACCTACGCCAAGGTCACCAGGCGGCCCGACCCGGGCCCCTTCGACGTGGCCCAGCTCATGCCGGTGGCCTACGTCGTCGCCAGCGTCTTCGTCTGTTTCACTCTGTTGGTCCTCGCGGCGGACATTGTCAACCCGGTACGGCTGACGGGTTGA